Proteins encoded in a region of the Mucispirillum schaedleri ASF457 genome:
- a CDS encoding BsaWI family type II restriction enzyme: MLNNMELKDIQEIESKYYMRPILEKINSLLPDNQDAKKEFVKNSFNHIYEYVITSKEDVEAIIQQRKDNGYISDTKQAAKTVVGSIFSNTIVWIFLKNKEVGNIDDNIYITSHKKRVPNNAELFTINVGEETQKPDMDLAVYSLNEDESLKKCMILSLKTSLRERAGQTYKWKLLMEIANSASDIKERYNIEYNPPVNPVVCFATINFYDEINNPQHRGMFKFFDCAFIGKNIETGDFIKPLSYLIDYTREILL, translated from the coding sequence ATGTTAAATAATATGGAACTGAAAGATATTCAAGAAATTGAAAGTAAATATTATATGAGACCAATACTTGAAAAAATCAATTCTTTGTTACCAGATAATCAAGATGCTAAAAAGGAATTTGTTAAGAATTCATTCAATCATATATATGAATATGTTATCACTTCAAAAGAAGATGTAGAGGCAATAATACAGCAACGAAAAGATAATGGTTATATTTCAGATACTAAACAAGCAGCGAAAACAGTTGTTGGTTCAATATTTTCAAACACTATAGTTTGGATTTTTCTGAAAAATAAGGAAGTAGGTAATATAGATGATAATATCTATATTACATCTCATAAGAAGCGTGTCCCAAATAATGCTGAATTGTTTACTATTAATGTTGGAGAAGAGACACAAAAACCAGATATGGATTTGGCTGTATATAGTTTAAATGAAGATGAATCTCTTAAGAAATGTATGATACTTTCACTTAAAACATCTTTAAGAGAAAGAGCAGGACAAACATATAAGTGGAAACTATTGATGGAAATTGCTAATTCTGCATCAGATATAAAAGAACGATATAATATAGAATATAATCCCCCAGTTAATCCAGTAGTATGTTTTGCTACTATTAACTTTTATGATGAAATCAACAATCCGCAGCATAGAGGAATGTTTAAATTTTTTGATTGTGCTTTTATTGGGAAAAATATTGAAACTGGTGATTTTATAAAACCATTAAGCTATTTGATAGATTATACACGAGAAATATTGTTATGA
- a CDS encoding MATE family efflux transporter, whose protein sequence is MKKDLTVGSPLKLIIYFTIPLLIGNLFQQLYNTADTMIVGRTIGFDALAAVGATGALVFFVIGFAQGLTGGFSIITAQKFGNKDAAGVRKSIASSFILSFIINIVLTLASVALSGWLLHIISTPEELYDNAYKYIVIIFWGTGAAILFNLFSNMLRAIGNSKWPLYFLIAACIVNIILDYLFILYFNMGISGAALATVISQITASLLCFEYIRRFVPELQAKGSDWKVTKHDLWEHIRVGIPMAVQVAIIAVGIVILQWALNRLGALAVGAFTVAQRIDVLAVQCLLSFGITMATYSAQNYGAGDIPRIRHGIRQGSIISVAFAVMSGILILSAADFSVKLFLGKNITDPAKIEETIYLAKVYLTINCSMYVFLALLLVFRSALQGLGNSIVPTFAGIMELIMRTVAAIILSEYIGFTGIAWASPIAWVGAFIPVFAAYFYIIKSLMHKYEIKKAMQKHI, encoded by the coding sequence ATGAAAAAAGACTTGACTGTGGGAAGTCCTTTAAAGCTGATTATATATTTTACTATTCCATTATTAATTGGTAACCTTTTTCAGCAGTTATATAATACTGCGGATACAATGATAGTTGGCAGAACAATAGGATTTGATGCTTTAGCTGCTGTTGGAGCAACAGGTGCGTTAGTATTTTTTGTTATAGGATTTGCTCAAGGGCTGACAGGTGGATTTTCTATTATTACAGCACAGAAATTTGGCAATAAAGATGCGGCAGGTGTAAGAAAAAGTATTGCATCATCATTTATATTATCATTTATTATAAATATAGTTTTAACACTAGCAAGTGTGGCTCTTTCAGGCTGGCTTTTGCATATTATAAGCACACCAGAAGAGCTTTATGATAATGCATATAAGTATATAGTTATAATATTCTGGGGAACAGGGGCAGCAATTCTTTTTAATCTTTTTTCAAATATGCTGCGAGCCATAGGCAATTCAAAATGGCCCTTATATTTTTTAATTGCTGCATGTATTGTAAATATTATTTTGGACTATTTATTTATTCTTTATTTTAATATGGGGATATCTGGTGCTGCACTTGCAACAGTTATTTCGCAGATTACAGCAAGTTTATTATGTTTTGAATATATAAGAAGATTTGTACCTGAGCTTCAGGCAAAGGGCAGCGATTGGAAAGTTACTAAACATGACTTATGGGAGCATATAAGGGTGGGTATACCAATGGCTGTGCAGGTGGCAATTATTGCTGTTGGTATAGTAATACTTCAGTGGGCATTAAACAGGCTTGGAGCATTAGCAGTCGGTGCTTTTACTGTGGCTCAAAGAATAGATGTGCTTGCGGTGCAGTGTCTTTTATCGTTTGGTATCACTATGGCAACATATTCTGCACAAAACTATGGAGCAGGTGATATTCCAAGAATAAGGCATGGAATCAGGCAGGGCAGTATTATATCTGTTGCATTTGCTGTAATGAGTGGTATATTAATATTATCAGCAGCAGATTTTTCTGTAAAATTATTTTTAGGTAAAAATATAACTGACCCAGCAAAGATAGAAGAAACTATATATCTTGCAAAGGTATACTTAACGATTAACTGCTCTATGTATGTATTTTTAGCACTTCTTTTAGTTTTCAGAAGTGCACTGCAGGGGCTTGGCAATAGTATTGTGCCAACATTTGCGGGCATAATGGAGCTTATTATGCGGACAGTTGCAGCTATAATACTTTCTGAATATATTGGCTTTACAGGTATAGCATGGGCAAGTCCTATTGCATGGGTTGGTGCATTTATACCAGTTTTTGCAGCTTATTTTTATATTATAAAAAGTCTTATGCATAAATATGAAATAAAAAAAGCTATGCAGAAACATATATAA
- a CDS encoding RrF2 family transcriptional regulator: MKITTKSIYAIRALHTLNLLSEDSKPVGIATLSEKLGLSNKYLEQIFSNLKRSKLVISTAGKLGGYKLARPVEDISILDVITTMDGGLIPIHCVNNKNCTVCPECSINGLWYEMKNHMEEYLRNVNIASLNDKKYPVLGCPD; encoded by the coding sequence ATGAAAATTACTACAAAATCAATCTATGCTATCAGAGCATTACATACACTTAATCTGCTTTCAGAAGACAGTAAGCCTGTAGGTATTGCCACACTTTCTGAAAAACTGGGACTGTCTAATAAATATTTAGAGCAGATTTTTTCTAACCTTAAAAGAAGCAAACTTGTTATTTCAACAGCAGGCAAGCTTGGTGGATATAAACTGGCAAGACCTGTAGAAGATATTTCTATTCTTGATGTGATAACTACTATGGATGGGGGACTTATTCCTATTCACTGTGTAAATAATAAAAACTGCACAGTATGTCCAGAATGTTCTATTAACGGGCTTTGGTATGAAATGAAAAACCATATGGAAGAATATTTAAGAAATGTAAACATAGCTTCCTTAAATGATAAAAAATATCCAGTGCTTGGCTGCCCTGATTAA
- a CDS encoding deoxyribonuclease IV, producing MLNIGCHLSSSKGFKHMGKEALSINANTFQFFSRNPRGSKAKAVDEKDTAALNEILQKNNFAPVLAHAPYTLNACSSDAGLREFAKNTMASDLEIMEHIPENMYNFHPGSHVGQGIDTAIDFITDMLNSILKEEYHTTVLLETMSGKGSEVGSTFEEISTIIDRVELNHKLGVCLDTCHIFSAGYDIVNDLDGVLEKFDKVIGLQRLKAVHLNDSMMPYNSHKDRHEKIGKGSIGLDAVIKFINHPELRHLPFYLETPNELDGYAAEIKLLRENFTECTL from the coding sequence ATGCTTAATATTGGATGTCATCTTTCATCATCAAAAGGTTTTAAGCATATGGGTAAAGAAGCATTAAGTATTAATGCAAATACATTTCAATTTTTCAGTAGAAATCCACGAGGCAGTAAAGCAAAAGCTGTTGACGAAAAAGATACTGCTGCCCTTAATGAAATATTACAAAAAAATAACTTTGCACCTGTTTTAGCACATGCACCATACACTTTAAACGCATGCTCTAGTGATGCAGGGCTTAGAGAATTTGCAAAAAATACAATGGCAAGCGATTTAGAAATTATGGAACATATACCCGAAAATATGTATAATTTCCATCCCGGAAGCCATGTAGGACAAGGGATTGATACTGCTATTGATTTTATAACAGATATGCTTAACTCTATATTAAAAGAAGAATATCACACAACTGTGCTGCTTGAAACAATGTCTGGCAAAGGGAGTGAAGTGGGCTCTACTTTTGAAGAAATAAGCACTATTATTGACAGAGTTGAATTAAACCATAAATTAGGTGTGTGTCTTGATACATGCCATATTTTTTCTGCAGGATATGATATTGTCAATGATTTAGATGGTGTATTAGAAAAGTTTGATAAAGTTATAGGGCTTCAAAGGCTTAAAGCTGTCCATTTAAATGACTCTATGATGCCCTACAACAGCCATAAAGACAGACATGAAAAAATTGGCAAAGGCTCCATAGGACTTGATGCAGTTATCAAATTTATTAACCACCCTGAACTTCGTCATCTGCCTTTTTATCTTGAAACTCCAAATGAGCTTGATGGGTATGCTGCAGAAATAAAACTGTTAAGGGAAAACTTTACTGAATGCACTCTATAA
- a CDS encoding ferredoxin reductase family protein — protein MSKAAKWSISGLLLGVLIFLLSPSFNKLISNFAFWNVKEQSLYLTGSIAIVYMVMSMLLSVRFSFINNISGGLDKAYIIHKWVGIWAFVFSVIHWFIETLFVDIYKLFFELPPKIKGVSSISDFAKSIYKIGNELAENAFYILVIVLVVALIKRVPYHKFRYIHKIIPFLFLFIAYHSFTIQIKGVWFGSIGSYLLSAVIIIGVIAAVIDLLQLIGFKHKVFAEIVKYERNEKNKTIDLVLKPAEPFEYTAGQYVFLKFCHSREPHPFSIAGYDKESNTLRFLIKELGDFTNELAVKIKKDDIITIEGPYGNFTFNDSRAQQIWVAGGIGFTPFAARLEYLVSLGKKVDNVDFFYSARGENLYPELAELSEKAGVRFHYRDTCKDGRLNFDIIKEKIKDIKNISLWYCGPASFGAALKRNAASCGISKKDIHYDSFDMR, from the coding sequence ATGAGTAAAGCTGCAAAATGGAGTATATCTGGTTTGTTACTAGGAGTTTTAATATTTTTATTATCTCCAAGTTTTAATAAACTTATTTCAAATTTTGCATTCTGGAATGTTAAAGAGCAGTCATTATATTTAACAGGCTCTATTGCTATTGTTTATATGGTAATGAGTATGCTGCTTTCTGTTCGTTTTAGTTTTATTAATAATATATCAGGTGGTCTTGATAAAGCTTATATTATTCATAAATGGGTTGGTATTTGGGCATTTGTTTTTTCTGTAATTCACTGGTTTATTGAAACACTATTTGTAGATATATACAAATTATTTTTTGAACTTCCGCCAAAAATAAAAGGTGTTTCTTCTATAAGTGATTTTGCTAAATCAATATATAAAATAGGAAATGAGTTAGCTGAGAATGCTTTTTATATATTAGTTATTGTTTTAGTTGTGGCATTGATTAAACGTGTCCCATATCATAAATTTAGATATATCCACAAAATAATACCTTTTCTTTTCCTTTTTATAGCATATCACTCTTTTACAATACAGATAAAAGGTGTATGGTTTGGCTCTATTGGCAGTTATCTTTTATCTGCTGTTATAATTATTGGTGTAATTGCTGCTGTTATTGATTTGCTGCAGTTAATAGGTTTTAAGCATAAGGTATTTGCTGAAATAGTAAAATATGAGCGTAATGAAAAAAATAAAACTATTGATTTAGTGTTAAAACCAGCAGAGCCTTTTGAATATACTGCAGGTCAGTATGTGTTTTTAAAGTTCTGCCACAGTAGAGAGCCGCACCCATTTAGTATTGCAGGATATGATAAAGAAAGCAATACACTTAGATTTTTGATAAAAGAGCTTGGCGATTTTACAAATGAGCTTGCTGTAAAAATTAAAAAAGATGATATAATAACTATAGAAGGTCCTTATGGTAATTTTACATTTAATGACAGCAGGGCTCAGCAGATATGGGTAGCAGGTGGTATTGGCTTTACTCCATTTGCAGCAAGGCTTGAATATCTTGTATCTCTTGGTAAAAAAGTAGATAATGTAGATTTCTTTTACAGTGCAAGGGGCGAAAATTTATATCCTGAGCTTGCAGAATTAAGTGAAAAAGCAGGTGTTCGTTTTCATTACAGAGATACATGTAAAGATGGCAGGCTTAATTTTGATATAATAAAAGAAAAAATAAAAGATATAAAAAATATATCATTATGGTATTGCGGTCCTGCATCTTTTGGTGCAGCATTAAAGCGGAATGCAGCTTCCTGCGGCATAAGCAAAAAAGATATACACTATGACAGCTTTGATATGCGTTAG
- the lpxC gene encoding UDP-3-O-acyl-N-acetylglucosamine deacetylase produces the protein MQKTLSKAFTIKGIGLHSGREFTAVVSPAPENTGIQFRRDDVRNCEYTRITPYNVSSTQLATTIDCGGLPISTIEHFSGAFYGLGLDNAYVSVSGTEVPILDGSAKEIIEHVERAGLKEQKALRKVLKVTRPVSIEYEEKTVEIEPYDGFQITFELDYPHPVIGRQVFTYEYNENTFHKEIGIARTFGFKREVEALWSMGLAKGGSLDNAIVIDDKEGVLNPEGLRAPDEFVRHKILDMFGDLSLIGYRLQGKIKASRSGHQVNNVFARTLLEATNSYEIEEVYDKYENMQESTAENISFNPFVASPSVSPA, from the coding sequence ATGCAAAAAACACTTTCAAAAGCTTTTACTATAAAGGGTATAGGACTTCACAGCGGCAGAGAATTTACAGCAGTAGTAAGCCCTGCTCCAGAAAATACAGGTATCCAGTTCAGGCGTGACGATGTGCGTAACTGTGAATATACCCGTATTACTCCTTATAATGTTTCTTCTACTCAGCTTGCCACAACTATTGACTGCGGCGGGCTTCCTATCAGCACAATTGAGCATTTTTCTGGTGCATTTTATGGGCTTGGTCTTGACAATGCTTATGTTTCTGTTTCAGGAACGGAAGTGCCTATATTAGATGGCTCAGCAAAAGAAATTATTGAACATGTAGAAAGAGCAGGCTTAAAAGAGCAGAAAGCACTAAGAAAGGTGCTGAAAGTAACACGCCCTGTATCTATAGAATATGAAGAAAAAACTGTAGAAATTGAACCTTATGACGGTTTTCAGATTACTTTTGAGCTGGATTATCCACATCCTGTAATAGGCAGGCAGGTTTTCACTTATGAATATAATGAAAATACATTTCATAAAGAAATAGGCATAGCCCGCACTTTTGGCTTTAAAAGAGAAGTGGAGGCATTATGGTCTATGGGGCTTGCAAAAGGCGGCTCTCTTGATAATGCTATTGTAATAGATGATAAGGAAGGGGTATTAAACCCAGAAGGTTTAAGAGCACCTGATGAGTTTGTCCGCCATAAAATACTTGATATGTTTGGAGATTTATCATTAATTGGATACAGACTGCAGGGTAAAATTAAAGCCAGCAGGTCAGGTCATCAGGTAAATAATGTATTTGCCAGAACACTTCTTGAAGCAACTAACAGTTATGAAATAGAAGAAGTTTATGATAAATATGAAAATATGCAGGAAAGCACAGCAGAAAATATTTCATTTAATCCTTTTGTGGCTTCCCCATCAGTAAGCCCCGCATAA
- a CDS encoding proline--tRNA ligase → MRQSRYFIQTMREIPSEAEVISHQLMLRAGMIKKVAAGIYDYLPLGLKVIRKVENIVRENMNKAGAVELLMSVVQPAELWQLSGRWNHFGKELLRFKDRGERDFCLGPTHEEVITDIVKSQVNSYKQMPVTLYQIQTKFRDEVRPRFGLMRGREFIMKDAYSFDIDDAGADISYQKMYDAYRSVFNACGLRHKVVDADTGAIGGSFSHEFMVLADTGEDAVMSCTKCDYSANIEKAQVVDNGEKETVELSPLEEVATPDKHTALEVAEFLGVDIKHVPKTMIIRCEGVMDGKEEKTIFVACMVRGDHEVNLTKVKNIVKAKSAEFAEHYEVQDMTGCAVGSLGPVNMPLKVYVDNALKYVSNIVVGANKESYHIKNVNLDRDAKIEGYFDIRNALSGDKCPLCGAEYEETRGIEVGHIFKLGTKYSESMGAKALDKNGKNIPIVMGCYGIGIGRTAASAIEQNYDESGIIWPKAVAPFEAVVVPVNTNDEEVIKKADEIYECLLNMGVDVLIDDRNERAGVKFNDADLIGYPLRVSVGKKTLSDGKVEVLIRRTKEVILIDADNSAAEKIKEILDTKVL, encoded by the coding sequence ATGAGACAAAGCAGATATTTTATACAAACTATGAGAGAAATTCCATCAGAAGCAGAAGTTATCAGCCACCAGCTTATGTTACGAGCTGGTATGATAAAAAAAGTTGCAGCAGGTATATATGATTATCTTCCATTAGGATTAAAAGTTATCCGTAAAGTAGAAAATATTGTTCGTGAAAATATGAATAAGGCAGGAGCAGTTGAGCTTTTAATGAGTGTAGTGCAGCCTGCTGAGCTTTGGCAGCTTTCTGGCAGATGGAATCATTTTGGTAAAGAACTGCTCCGTTTTAAAGACAGGGGGGAAAGAGACTTTTGTCTTGGACCTACTCATGAAGAAGTAATTACAGATATTGTTAAATCTCAGGTTAATTCATATAAACAAATGCCTGTTACATTATACCAGATACAGACAAAATTTCGTGATGAAGTTCGCCCTAGGTTTGGTTTAATGCGCGGCAGAGAGTTTATTATGAAAGATGCATACTCATTTGATATAGATGATGCAGGTGCAGATATAAGTTATCAGAAAATGTATGATGCTTACAGGTCAGTATTTAATGCCTGTGGACTTCGCCACAAGGTAGTAGATGCAGATACTGGTGCAATTGGCGGCTCATTTTCACATGAATTTATGGTGCTTGCTGATACTGGTGAAGATGCTGTTATGTCATGCACAAAATGCGATTACAGTGCAAATATTGAAAAAGCTCAGGTAGTAGATAACGGTGAAAAAGAAACGGTAGAACTTTCGCCATTAGAAGAAGTTGCAACACCAGATAAACATACTGCATTAGAAGTTGCTGAATTTTTAGGTGTTGATATTAAGCATGTTCCCAAAACTATGATTATAAGATGCGAAGGTGTAATGGACGGCAAAGAAGAAAAAACAATTTTTGTTGCCTGTATGGTCAGGGGTGACCATGAAGTAAACCTTACAAAAGTTAAAAATATAGTTAAAGCAAAATCTGCAGAATTTGCAGAGCATTATGAAGTGCAGGATATGACGGGATGTGCAGTTGGTTCTCTTGGTCCAGTAAATATGCCTTTAAAAGTGTATGTTGATAATGCTTTAAAATATGTGTCAAATATAGTAGTTGGTGCAAATAAAGAAAGTTATCATATTAAAAATGTAAATTTAGACAGAGATGCAAAAATAGAAGGTTACTTTGATATCCGTAATGCTTTATCAGGGGATAAATGTCCGTTATGTGGTGCAGAGTATGAAGAAACAAGGGGTATAGAAGTAGGCCATATATTTAAGCTTGGCACAAAATATTCTGAAAGCATGGGTGCAAAAGCTCTTGATAAAAACGGTAAAAATATTCCTATTGTTATGGGCTGCTATGGTATAGGTATTGGCAGAACTGCAGCCAGTGCAATAGAGCAGAACTATGATGAATCAGGTATTATATGGCCTAAGGCTGTTGCACCTTTTGAAGCAGTTGTTGTGCCTGTTAATACAAATGATGAAGAAGTTATTAAAAAAGCTGACGAAATATATGAATGTCTTTTAAATATGGGTGTAGATGTATTAATAGATGACAGAAATGAGAGAGCAGGTGTTAAATTTAATGATGCAGATTTGATTGGATATCCTTTAAGGGTGAGTGTTGGTAAAAAAACACTATCTGATGGCAAAGTGGAAGTATTAATACGCAGAACAAAGGAAGTTATATTAATAGATGCAGATAATAGTGCTGCTGAAAAAATAAAAGAAATATTAGATACAAAAGTTTTATAA
- a CDS encoding M23 family metallopeptidase: MAKKYTVMIFDPEKYGKSKTIFISKRPFWAVGFIIFFLLASTGISSYIAYSFYKESRMQQAAVGSDSKSAVFNVQFANYIQQLDELNNKMNSLDELEYKVRELVSYQDGSRVVKQVAVGGKEVDILREYFAFSDRREQEFFDSLNETLDVMRIEINKREVSLAKLVDFLEEQRLVMLSTPTIWPVRGWVSSKFGFRTSPFSGRRVFHEGLDIAARYGIPVRSTAKGIVLYAGEKAGYGKIVTIDHGYGYMTRYGHNSSLTVKVGDRVEKGDVIAKVGSTGRSTGPHVHYEVLVNGIPVNPQKFIIDENETEIY; the protein is encoded by the coding sequence ATGGCAAAAAAATATACAGTAATGATTTTTGACCCTGAGAAATATGGTAAAAGTAAAACTATTTTTATATCTAAAAGACCATTCTGGGCAGTAGGTTTTATTATATTTTTCCTTTTAGCATCTACTGGTATATCATCTTACATTGCTTATAGTTTTTACAAAGAAAGCCGTATGCAGCAGGCTGCAGTAGGCAGCGACAGCAAAAGTGCTGTTTTTAATGTGCAGTTTGCTAATTACATTCAGCAGCTTGATGAATTAAATAATAAAATGAACTCATTAGATGAGCTTGAATATAAAGTCAGGGAGCTTGTTTCCTATCAGGATGGCAGCCGTGTTGTAAAACAAGTGGCAGTTGGCGGTAAGGAAGTAGATATATTAAGAGAATATTTTGCTTTTTCAGACAGAAGAGAGCAGGAATTTTTTGACAGCTTAAATGAAACATTAGATGTAATGCGGATAGAAATCAATAAAAGAGAAGTAAGCCTTGCAAAACTTGTAGATTTTTTAGAAGAGCAGCGTCTTGTTATGCTTTCTACACCTACTATATGGCCAGTGAGAGGGTGGGTATCTTCTAAATTTGGTTTCAGGACTTCCCCATTTTCAGGAAGAAGAGTTTTTCATGAAGGTTTAGATATTGCAGCAAGGTATGGTATTCCAGTCCGTTCTACTGCAAAAGGTATAGTTTTATATGCTGGAGAAAAAGCAGGCTATGGTAAAATTGTTACTATTGACCATGGCTATGGTTATATGACAAGATACGGCCATAACAGCTCATTAACTGTAAAAGTTGGTGATAGGGTAGAAAAAGGTGATGTGATAGCCAAAGTAGGCTCTACAGGAAGAAGCACAGGTCCCCATGTTCACTATGAAGTGCTTGTAAACGGCATACCTGTAAATCCACAGAAATTTATTATTGATGAAAATGAAACTGAAATATATTAA
- the thiF gene encoding sulfur carrier protein ThiS adenylyltransferase ThiF, with translation MKITVNGKELFIEKPLSIKNLILELNVDSDIFIANSFPVSLSYNIKNNDVITLIKKGSIPDKDYLEYQLISRQGLKEYNILKNSSVAVCGLGGLGSNAAISLARAGVGSLKLIDFDIVEPSNINRQAYFIEHIGKNKTDALKEIINKISPYINIETANIYLDETNIINELSGFNVILECFDNISSKMMLIEKCVNNMRDSYIIGASGVAGYYNTDKFTKKSLGSNCIIIGDFENEAGFNQGLYAPRVTAAANIQANETIRYLLKDK, from the coding sequence ATGAAAATTACAGTTAACGGCAAAGAATTATTTATAGAAAAGCCTTTATCCATTAAAAATTTAATACTTGAATTGAATGTAGATTCAGATATATTTATAGCAAACTCCTTCCCTGTTTCATTGTCATATAACATAAAAAATAATGATGTTATTACTTTAATAAAAAAAGGCAGCATACCTGATAAAGATTATTTAGAATATCAGCTTATCAGCAGGCAGGGTTTAAAAGAATATAATATATTAAAAAATTCATCAGTTGCAGTATGTGGACTTGGTGGGCTTGGAAGTAATGCTGCCATAAGTCTTGCAAGAGCAGGGGTTGGCAGTTTAAAACTTATTGATTTTGATATAGTTGAGCCGTCAAATATAAACAGGCAGGCTTATTTTATAGAGCATATTGGTAAAAATAAAACTGATGCCTTAAAGGAAATAATAAATAAAATATCACCTTATATTAATATAGAAACAGCAAATATTTATTTAGATGAAACAAATATTATAAATGAACTTTCAGGTTTTAATGTAATACTTGAATGTTTTGATAATATTTCTTCTAAAATGATGTTAATAGAAAAATGTGTAAATAATATGCGTGACAGTTATATTATAGGTGCATCAGGTGTGGCAGGATATTATAATACAGATAAGTTTACAAAAAAATCTTTAGGCAGTAATTGTATAATAATAGGTGATTTTGAAAATGAAGCAGGCTTTAATCAGGGGCTTTATGCTCCGCGGGTAACAGCTGCTGCAAATATTCAGGCAAATGAAACCATAAGATATTTATTAAAGGATAAATAA
- the thiS gene encoding sulfur carrier protein ThiS produces the protein MQIKVNGILYDFDDNISLENIINQLNISSNNIIAEVNGEVIIKSKFSETIIEHNAVIEIVKFVGGG, from the coding sequence ATGCAGATAAAAGTTAACGGCATATTATATGATTTTGATGATAATATTTCACTTGAAAATATTATAAATCAGCTTAATATTTCATCAAATAATATTATAGCAGAAGTAAATGGTGAAGTAATAATAAAAAGTAAATTTAGTGAAACAATAATAGAGCATAATGCAGTAATAGAGATTGTTAAATTTGTAGGCGGCGGTTAA
- a CDS encoding GIY-YIG nuclease family protein: MEDKFKSIILSHNQTASSRNQYYIYIITNYHNTVLYVGVTSNLIKRIYEHKNKVVKGFTNTYNCNKLVYFEIFSDIQEAIKREKYIKGKKRSFKLDLIQSLNPNWLDLYDMITQ; the protein is encoded by the coding sequence ATGGAAGATAAGTTTAAATCAATAATTTTATCACATAATCAAACAGCTTCAAGTAGGAATCAATATTATATTTATATTATTACTAACTACCATAATACAGTGTTATATGTTGGTGTTACAAGCAACCTTATAAAAAGAATATATGAACATAAAAATAAGGTGGTAAAAGGTTTTACTAATACTTATAATTGCAATAAACTTGTATATTTTGAAATATTTTCAGATATACAGGAAGCAATTAAAAGAGAAAAATATATTAAAGGTAAAAAAAGAAGTTTTAAACTTGATTTAATTCAGTCATTAAATCCAAACTGGCTAGATTTATATGATATGATTACTCAATAA
- the fliR gene encoding flagellar biosynthetic protein FliR, producing the protein MGFTDLFEPSHLLTYFLIIMRMGGLFFTAPVFSSSSLLNPVRMILVLIISLLLLPVVNPVTITDPNILWLIVSVAKEILIGICIGGMTSLLFSGLQLGGYLVDYQIGFSMVSVIDPSTNSNVSFTGQIYNILGTLIYLGIYGHHIFLRAVGQSFDFMPVGDFTFNKDALMFILTTFIKIFVIAIQITAPVFIALMITNVIMGILARLVPQMNIMVIGFPVKITIGVLMLIASMQLFYIAYEKIVFEYFRQIQKFFEINSILN; encoded by the coding sequence ATGGGGTTTACTGACCTTTTTGAGCCAAGCCACCTGCTTACATATTTTTTAATAATAATGCGTATGGGTGGCTTATTTTTTACAGCACCAGTATTCAGCAGTTCATCACTTTTAAACCCTGTCCGTATGATTTTAGTGCTGATAATATCTTTGCTTTTACTTCCTGTTGTGAACCCTGTTACTATTACAGACCCTAATATTTTGTGGCTTATAGTAAGCGTTGCAAAAGAAATATTAATAGGAATATGTATAGGTGGTATGACAAGCCTGCTTTTTTCTGGTTTGCAGCTTGGGGGTTATCTTGTAGACTATCAAATAGGTTTTAGTATGGTAAGTGTTATAGACCCATCTACTAACTCAAATGTGTCATTTACTGGGCAGATATATAATATTTTAGGCACATTAATATACCTTGGCATATATGGACACCATATTTTTTTACGGGCAGTTGGGCAGTCATTTGATTTTATGCCTGTTGGTGATTTTACTTTTAACAAAGATGCTTTAATGTTTATTTTAACTACATTTATTAAGATATTTGTTATTGCCATACAGATTACAGCACCAGTATTTATTGCCCTTATGATAACAAATGTAATTATGGGAATACTTGCAAGACTTGTTCCACAAATGAATATAATGGTGATAGGCTTTCCTGTAAAAATTACAATAGGTGTGCTTATGCTGATTGCATCTATGCAGCTTTTCTATATAGCTTATGAAAAAATTGTATTTGAGTATTTTAGACAGATACAGAAATTTTTTGAAATAAATAGTATCCTAAATTAA